GTTCGATAGGTATCTTGTGTGTCGGGAGCTGCCATACCGTGAACACGTGTAAAGGGAGCAACACTGCGTTGAAAACGCGTGGAATATTCGTGTTGAGAAGTTCCAGACTGTTGGTTCGTGTGAGTTTGTCCCAAAATCATAGCAGCTGCTACTTGGTTTATTCTTATTCTAGTCATCTCTCGTTGCAATACTGAAGTTGCTGGAAATTCAGAGACTACAGCACCTCAGCCAGCTTTATCGCCACGGGCGCAATGTTGCGCTTGAAATTGGCATTACACTGTGGGTCACAATAGTTATCATACATGAGCAAAATCTGAAACTTATTGAGCCGCACCTGTTAATTGAAATAACATCTATGGTAACTCCAGGAACAAAAATCGGTTTGCCTGACTCCGACGATTGTTATGATCCACAGGTCAGCGGTAACGTATGACCATTCCTCAATCTTGGAATGTGGAATCCTGAGTTGTTAAATGTAATCAGAGTTAAGGGAGAGAGAGGCTATCCTCTTCCTTTTCAGGCTTCCGTCCCCTATGGAACACTTCCTTTTGTTTGTCAACCAGCCATCCTGGGAAAACCTGGGGTATAATTGAGGCTAGGATTGTGCAATGGTATAATTATATGCAATTACACCGTTACACCAGTATAATCATCCGCAATTGTGCCATTCCACAACCCCTAGCTTTAATTACGGCCACTGCGCCCAATCGCGAACACGGGGTTTTGCTGAGCAGACAGCCATATACCCTCTGATAAGAGTATGACACTTTTAATTTGCTATACGTATCGCAAGGTATACAACTCGAAATCTCCAGGTATATGTAGTCGCACCAGTGGGAGATTGTTCATGATTGATAGTTTTTGCTGAGAAATCATAATTAATTAATGGCATCTAGCTATTGTAATGTTTAATCATAACCAAATAAGAGCCAAGGGTCACCCAAAACATATagcaaaaaagaaaagggaAAAACGAGGGGAAAAGTCCAAGTGAGAGTTGATAGATATCATATCCAAATGAGGATCAAGCAACCATCGGTCGACTCTTAGGTGCGAGCCCCGTGCCAGGCTCATCATCTTCGCTCTCATTCGCAACTTCACTTTCGTCTTCGCTGCTATCACCACCCGCACCCGGCCTGGCGCTAGGGCTAACAACGACCTTGGTGCTTTTTCCTGGCTTCAGGTCAAGGAGTCCTCCTCCTAACCCAAGGGGAGTTTGTGGGCGCCCATTACCTAGCACTGAACGCCCATTCCAACTTCGACTTATCTGAGCCTGTCCTCCCACTCCACCGAATTCATCAGGGCTAGTAACCCCCAGGTTCAAACTGTTGCGAGGACTTTGGCCGCTCGAGTGACCAAAAGTACCAGAAATCGGACGGGAATTTCGGTTGGATGTAGAACCCACGCCAGTGTCAAAGCCAAGCGAAGGACCGGAATTGAGGCTCAGGCCATTCAGTGACAAACGCGATATGGCTTCGGCGCCAGCACTTCCCGTCCGGGGGCGAGCAAACACTGCCGAGATTGGACGTGCGTTCGGGTTGGCACTGTGGGATGGAAACGGGAAACCATCTACCGGTGGGGTTCCTGGGATCGGCAAAGGGGACGGGGAGTTGGGGCTAAGGTGTGCTTGAGAATTGTAACGCGGTCGCGCGCTGGGCACAGTTATAGGTGAGGGCAATCCATTGGGACTCGCAGCTTTAGGCGGGTAAGGAAGAGGCGAAGGCAGTGGCCCTCCAATAGTGGCAGTATTCAGGGGGATCGAGTTTGGGTCAACCATGGCTATCATTGCCCCAAGTGCAAGCCAGGCATCGTTTCCGGCATTACCAAGGGTGCAGCGCGGAGCCCGCGACTGAGCAGCTAACAGACGGGCGAGAGGAGCAGCTGGTGGTAATTGTGGTCCAAATATCCCATGCCTTAAGGACGCCACAGCTGTATCGACGATCAACATATTGTGGAGGAGTTCTGTTCAAATATTTTTCGTTAGTCATCTATACAAGAAAGTGTGAAGGATATAGTCGGCGGTACAGAAATGTCTGGAGTGCATCCGAGTAGTACTTACTTATTTTCAGCTCGGCCAATCGCTCAAGGTCTCCAGATATGTTGTGGCCAACGAGAACAAGTGAGTTGGCTACAGACTCGGAATCAGGCGTAGCCAGGGAACTGATGACCGAATTAATAACATCGGGAAGCTTCGACTTTCCAACTACATGGGTATCGCCAAATGCGTACTAATAATACGTGCAGATTAGTATTTGGTTGGTTTTGTCCTATAACTGGTGAGTTACCTCCCATGGATGGGTGGGCCTCAGTTTGTTGCGGACTTTATCAGCATACTCAGCTACGACAAAGTGGCCTTTCCTATATGACACGATAAGGTCACAATATTTTGACAACTGTAATGCAATCACCTAAAGTTTTCTTCTTTCGGTGGCCAACTTCCAACGGCATTGATATGGGCGCAGCGCACGGCCGCATATCCCCATTCCAAGGGCAATAGACTTTTCTCGGACCAAACAAAGCGAATCGAAAGCCAATTTTTCTCGCGCGAATGCCaaagtttgtcaattacTAAAGGGAAGACATCAAGTTAGAACAGAACTATCAAGTGGTTGGACAAACGCTCACAATGCAGATCTCCGTGCTTTACTCTTGATTTAAAAGCCGAAAACTCGGCTGCGGGAAGAGTCGCGTGAACCTTTTTATAAGTAGCCATGTCTGCAATTTGTCTCAGGTGCCGCTGAGTATGTTCATATGGAATAATTTGCATGACATTGGAAATCTTAGGGAGTGTCTCGCCGAACCTGTAAGGAATTAGACCGGCGCCCCGACTATAACATCACACATACCGAGTTTTAACCATCTTTGCAAACGCACCCACACTCCCTGCTCGGGTTACAATATGGCCCTTGCCAGTGCGGCTATCGGTCACCGTGACTGTTGGCCATCCAAAAGTAAGAAAGTCATCGAAAGAGCTGAATAGGTGACCCCATGAGCGATCATACCACGGCACCGCGTGGCTTTGGAAATGGCCGATGTAAGCCGAGTAGACCTATTCGGCAATTGAGATTCAGTATACGCTCTTTAGTTAAACAGAAAGGTATGAACCAACGCTATGAAGATCCCAATCCCATCCTTGTACGTCAACCAGCTGAAAGTTGTCTTTGTGGCTCATAGAGCACTATTGGTACGTGAATATGGCGAGGAAAGCTCGCGGTAGCGGTGTGTGGTGGTAGAGAGGGGACCCTCTACTGTGGCCGAACACCCCAGAACCGAGGCCATCGtggatgctgacaaatcgcGTCTTGAGTGTCAGCGCTTATCGGTCGGACTAGCCTATAAACTGTAGACTGACAAACCTTGGCTCAAGCGAAAGGCATCCTGAGGCGTCGTAGCTGGGCACGCCTTCTCCAAGGGACCGCTTCATAAAGTAGACTTTATTTCATTCGAGAGTACCTAGATGCCGACATATCTTATACAGTCTTATATTTAGACCGTCAATTAATTTGGGGAGATCTTGTGCTGCTACATACCTTCCAGCCACATAGGTTTGAGAAGGGGGTCGATTGTTGATATATATCACGACATGGCGCAATAACTATCTCAAAATAATGACGTTGTGATGTTTTCAATTGGCGTAGCTCTATCCTGCCCCGTGAATTTCGCAAGCAAACAAAAAATATCACAGATTATTGACGCCAGACTTAGGATGGTCGCTGCTATTTGTTTGGGGCTGATTGGACCTAAAGCATCATAAAAGTTACCCACTATCATTGGAAATTCCTGGCGCTTGACCCCCCAACGACGATCAAGCTGAACTAGTCATTCTTTAATGGGCCTTGTACGAGCTGTCGCTCGATCCTTCGAGCGTGGAATTGGTCCACTACGACTTGCCGAAGCATGGGACAATGTGGGTCCTCCTTCGTCATTTAATAGATAGACTTTAAAATCCCCTCAGGTCGGACTTCTCCTCGGTACAATACATCCAGCTACTTGCTATTTTTAGGGCTAATGAGAGACAGAGTCACCTAAACATCGGTCTACTGGAGCCATTAAAGTGATGCTCACTATTGAGTACGTGATAATGAAATTGGACCCATTATTACTATCCCATCTGATTATCGCCCAGCCTGACTCCAGCTGTAGTCGAAGAAGCATTGAACAACGATACAGGGGTGATCGTAGCCTACCACCCGCCCATATTCTCCGGCCTCAAGTCTCTTACGCTCACCAATCCACTCCAACGATCACTACTTCGTTGTGCGGCGGAAGGAATTTCTATTTTTAGCCCACATACTGCACTGGACTCGGTTCGTGGTGGGGTGAGTTGCATCGATGCTACACTCCGACGAAGGGCTGAGAATCTCCTCGTTAGGTAAATGATACTCTTGCCGAAAGCCTCGGAATTTTGGCTCAAAGTAGTTTAATTggtgaagaaaaggaaggtGGTGCGGGTGCGGGCCGACTCATAACTCTTTCGGAACCGGTTAGCCTGGAAACCCTTTGTAAACGGGTCAAGGCGTATTGTGGGCTAAACCACTGTGAGTGGTATTATGTATTATTTTGCAATGAACGGTTAGTCTTGACTCGATTCCGCAATTTATCTAAAGTGCAACTGGGCGTGCCACCTGAGGCCGAGCCCCAGATTAGTACGATCGCCATTTGCGCCGGCTCTGGTGGCTCGCTTCTCAAGGGTGTCAAGGCTGATGCATATCTCACTGGAGAAATGTCGCACGTAAGCCTATTATTTACCCCCGTTATCGATCAGTTCTCAACTTTAGGTTAGCACGAAGTACTAGCAGCAGTCGCTCAGGGTACTTCGGTCATTCTATGTGAGTACAATGATATGTAAATGGGTATTATATGCGTGACCGTTGTTTTTCTCAGGCGGTCATTCCAATACGGAGCGGCCTTATCTTCCTACACTCCAGAAAAAACTTCAGCAGGCGTTAGACGATGACGAAGAGCTAGCTGGCGAGAGCTATGATGTTGTTATCAGTAAAGCAGACGCAGATCCTCTCAAAATTGTGTAAAGTCTGTGATTCAGCATTGTCATATTGCGACGTAATGCAAACGATTGCAGCCTCATTCACTAGCAAACCTCCTGAACTAGGAAATAGGTTGGGACCATACCTTTTATCACTCTGACCCCCTTCGTTATTTTCCCACTGGCCATCGTATCGAGAGACCATAACATATGCCCAAAACTGTTTCTAGGCGATATTTACTCGAGATTAACTTGAAccaccataccacccatgaCTCAATTGCGATCTCATGCTTACGCGTACTTATCAGGTATATTGTCCTATGACCGATCGATCGCAATCAACGGGTTATCGCCGACCGGCCTAATTATCATGTCGCAAACACTCGTCATCCTTCGCATTCTAATCTCTCACGGCATTTAAAACCCAACGAGTGCACACAATTGTGCACCCATGTTCTCTCGACCAGTCCGTCGACTGACTCAAATATCCCGTCAAATAACTCCCTTGGCTCGGCCCATACTTGCGCCCTCTACTCCATTATCCAATTCGAGATCCCGCATACAAGAATTAGCAACCATGGTGCCACTTCCTCAAACGCAAGTACCACTATGCGGTCCACAGCTTCAATTCTGATATATCCGTCTTAGCATGAAGGCAGCTCGAGTGAACAAGCAGGGTTCCATCGAAGAGATCGAGGTTGTAGATATCCCTGTGCCGACTCCTAAGCCCGGAGAAGTTCTGGTCAAGGCGGAATGGGCAGGAGTCAACTTTAGTGAGTACTCCAAGGATTCATGCATCTGGTGTAGGGGGCCTAATGTAAGCATTTTATAGTTGATACGTACTTCCGAGGCGGCGTGTATCCGCGGGAGACCCCGTTTACGCTTGGCCAGGAGGTCTCAGGAACTATCGTTGCTCTTCCCAGTTCAGCCGATCTGTAGGTAACATAATAAAGCTGCATGATTCTCCCGCCTGATCTACTCTTACAGCCTCAGTTCGAACGACTATAAAGTTCGCGGGTTTAAAGAGGGTTTAAAAGTGGCTGCCGTGAGTTTAATTTGGACACCGGTTTCATTAATACATGACTCAATGAATTGAAAGTTGGCAAGCGGAGGATTTGCCGAATACGTCGCCGTCCCATGGAAGGATGTACAGGTTCTTCCTGAAGGCGTTGATACACGCCAAGGAGCAGTTTCTCTACTGCAAGGTTTAACGGGTATGTAGAACACAACAGATACCTTTGAAACCCAATTAACGTGTCGCCATTTCTCAACAGCCCTAACATTTGTAAAGGAGGCATATCCCGTTAAGAAAGGTGAATGGATCCTGATCCATGCAGCAGCGGGTGGTGTTGGTCTCCTTTTGGTACAGGTGAATTTCGAAATCCTAGTCTTGGGTATCCTCTCCACTAAGGCATGTTAACATTAGCTCGCCAGCCAATTCGGCGCAAATGTTATCGGTACGACATCATCGCAAGTTAAAGCGGAAATAGCAAAGAAGGCGGGAGCGAAGCATATAATCAACTACTCCGAGTCATCCGTTCCTGATGAAGTCTTGAAGCTAACAGAGGGCCGTGGTGTTGAAGCTATCTTTGATGGCGTTGGCGCCTCAACCTGGGAAGGCAACTTTACTTCGATCCGCCGCAAAGGTACAATCGCCAGTTTTGGCAATGCCAGTGGTGTTGTCCCGCCCTTTTCTGTGCTCAAGCTTGGCCCGAAGAACATCAAAGTTTGTAGACCCGTGTAAGTGAGATTTAGGTTATTTAGTACCGTGCTAATTCAGCTTATCCCTCACCAGCGTCAACAACTATATTACCGAGCCGGCTGAGTTCCATGGATACGCTACCGAGCTATTTGACCTCATCAAAAACGGGAAGCTCGAGGTCGCTGTTCATTCCGAGTATCCTTTCACTACTGAAGGAATGCGCCAAACTCATACGGACATCACCGGGCGAGGCACATCCGGTAAACTTATTGTAAAGATTGCATGATCAAGGTCTCAGTTTCGAGTAAAATATCCATCCAAATAACCTGGTGTATGCCGAACATGAATCGATTGAAATCAAAATAATAGCACGATTAGTGTTCGTAGTCTGAAATGATTACGTTTAATGTACGATTGGGTATGCGAATAAGTTTTCGAGGGAACGGTACTTTTTATTTCGTTTTGCAgcttccaaacccaagacAATGCAGTAAGCTGACGGACCAGGTATGAATCTCAGAACGACCACAAACCCTGCTTCATCTCGCATGAATCTGGCATCAACACCCTCCACACTCGAGGACAGAACTCGCCATTTGTTCAAGCAATAAAGGAAACACTTAAAGACTTAAACCCATACTCCAAACCAAAATAGTTCGCAACTTGAAAGCTGGGGACTGATATAAAAAAAAGTCATTAAACTGTACTAATACATGCAACATCGTCAAatggtatatatatgcagAAAAAAATCCTCGATCGATCATACCAAATAATCCACAACCGATTCTATAATCCGTCCAGATAAAAAGAAAGCACAACCACAGCGCACAGCCCAACCCATCCATACGTCCACTCGGGTCGTTCTGCGGAATTTATAGGAACAAACGACGACCCCGGATCGGGAGTAACTGTCACGGTAACAGTTCCCGGTGGTGTTGTTCCCAAGGTGCTCGTGGTAAACCGAGTTATGGACGTGGGCGTTGATAGGGTGTTGTTGGCAGTTGGTGTTCCCGAGGTCGTTGATGAACCGGGTGGAGATGTCGATAGTGGTGCAGATAATGTAACGGTGACTGTCTTTTGGGTGATAGTTTCGGAAGAAGACGAGGTTGTTAGTGGGGAATTGGTGATGGGGAATATAGGTGAGGTTGTTAATATCTAACAAAAGGACGTAAGCAAGAATAAAGGCGGGTAGATGACGGCTGGGACCTACTCGGGTGAGGTTTGTCGAGTCTACAAATAACAATTGGTACGTTTGTCTACCATTCAAAACGCTCGCTCAATTCGCTCAAAGGAGATATATGACGTTTGTCATACTTACGATATTGGTACGGTGGGAAGGTCGAGCTGGAATGATCCCGAGGACGAGGGAACGTTCGCAGCTAAAAATAGCATTCGAAAATTTAGTCCCCTGGCTGAACATCACTGCAAATCAAGACTCGCCAACTGCCAAAGGATTGACCACAGACAATTCGCTCGCGTCCCTCAGTAGCATCGTGAACACCTAGATGTGTTGTCTGGGCTTAATGAATGTTGGCGTTATGTGAGAATCGTGACGTACAGGTGGGTCTGATGGGCTCGTAGTCCAGCGCACCCTGACAACATATTAATCAAGGTATtaagcaacagcaacagtcAAGAAGACAGTAGTGAGTACACACGTCATAAACCCAGAGTTCCTAGGCCACCCCGTCGCGTCCGGCTGAgtaatgaccaaggcctgcACATAGATGAACGAAAGTAATAGAATCACTAAAGTAGATATCATCGTagaagaagaagagttcaagttGGCCCGATCCAGTGAATTATAAACAGCGCTCCGACAGCGTGGATGGCAGAGTGAAGTTTCAAAGGAGAGCAGAGCCGCAAGAAAGAGAGTGTCCGAAGTGTTTGCCTGCAAGTCTTCGTTTCCCAGGCAGTCTCGAGTCCTTTGTGCCCACGTTGAGCTAATGAGTACGGCTCGAGCCAACAGCGCGCAAGTGAATGCACCAGCCAAGACGCGATAGCAGTAGTTGGCCCTATGTTCTGGTGCGATTCCAAACTAGTCGACCAGTAATACATCTGGTAGCATGGTGGTTGACAAAATGACCATCAGGGAACCTCGTGGCCGTGGCGACATAGATAATGACGTAATCACCAACCCTGGACAGGTGGAGCTGTACAGAACAATTTCGTTGGCCCCTGTTGAACTAGGAGTGGGGTCTTGGTATCAACGCGGCGCCAAGGAAAAGTTGACGCCACAGATATGGCAGAATAATTCAAGTCCCGATTAAAAACACAGTGAGCTGTATATACAATGCTCCACAAAGGTCCTAGACACTACATATAGGAAAGAGGTGGAATGAAGGGTATGAAAAGGATAACAATAGTCTCTGCCAGGCACCTTGGTAATAATTAGAGAAGCACAGCCAGCATAGCCAAGAGTCCGGCAATCACAGCTGGGGCCTGCAAACCAAGTGCACCGTTGGTTACGGGGCTGGTCGATGCAGGGGCTGCGGTCGAACTGCTCGAGGAAACGGTCGAAGTGGTGATGGTCGAAGTAGCGCTAGTCGCAGATGGAGTAGTCGCAGTCACAGACGCGGATGCAGACTGTGGAACGTCTACTACAGGGAATGTGGTGGACGACGCATAGACCTGGTTGATGTCTGAGATGTTTACAAACTCGATTACATAGGTTTGACTGTAATCGCATGTTGGTTGAGATAAATGCGGTGATCTATTTCAGACTTACACTTGTGGTACAATAGGCAGCTCAAAGGAGGCGGTTCCAGCTGCGGTTTGGACATTATTGGCTGCGGCGCATAAAATTAGCCAAGAATCCGGGGGGAATGGACCATTTACGCACCAATAGCCATTGGGTTGATTACTGAGGGAGTGTTTGTGTCGCGCAGCTGGATGGTGAAGACTGATGGGTCGCCCGATACACTGGTCCATTCCGTACTGATTGGTACAAGATCTGTGAGTAAAAGTAAAGACACCCGACATGCAGGAAACTCACGTTACAGTGCCATTTTTCCAACCACTGCTATCAGGCTTGGTGATAGTGATAGCAGAGACGGCAGAGAGAGCAGACAAGGTCAAAGCACAGATAGTGAAGCGCATGTTGCTGGTTGCAAAGGGTTCTGCGGCTTGGGAAAGAGAGCTTGTCGTTGGCAGGCGGAAAGTGAAGAGGGCTGCGGCTGCGATTTTTAGGATGAAGGGGAAGACTTTATATTTATCCGTGTTGGCGGAAGTTTGGCGCGTGATCTCATGACGTACTCCGTGTTTGTACGGCGCGAACTTCCCTTCACGTGGTCGCGCGTCCGGCAACATCCCTTGAAGCAATTTGGTATCCTGGCTAATTTTATTCCCTCCCCCTACAGCCACCTTGAGAGCCTACTCTATTACATCTTGCGCCGCTCCAAAGAAGGCGTTGGGGTGCATTTTTAGTGCCCTTATCTGCCGAATCCACAATGCCGACAAAGAGGGCTGTGGTCGAACCATTTCGTGATTCGGCTTGCATCCGGAACTGTCAAAGGGCCGAGCTCCAGAATATCCGGTCACTGCCAAGGAAATGCCATAGGGTCGAACACCATCCTTCAGGCCTCGTGGTGTGGGCGAGGGAGGTGTGGTGCTATTCACACTTTAGACGCCTTGTATT
The Rhizoctonia solani chromosome 8, complete sequence DNA segment above includes these coding regions:
- a CDS encoding GPI-anchored small secreted protein, which codes for MLPDARPREGKFAPYKHGVRHEITRQTSANTDKYKVFPFILKIAAAALFTFRLPTTSSLSQAAEPFATSNMRFTICALTLSALSAVSAITITKPDSSGWKNGTVTTEWTSVSGDPSVFTIQLRDTNTPSVINPMAIANNVQTAAGTASFELPIVPQVQTYVIEFVNISDINQVYASSTTFPVVDVPQSASASVTATTPSATSATSTITTSTVSSSSSTAAPASTSPVTNGALGLQAPAVIAGLLAMLAFGIAPEHRANYCYRVLAGAFTCALLARAVLISSTWAQRTRDCLGNEDLQANTSDTLFLAALLSFETSLCHPRCRSAVYNSLDRANLNSSSSTMISTLVILLLSFIYVQALVITQPDATGWPRNSGFMTVRWTTSPSDPPTTHLGVHDATEGRERIVCGQSFGTANVPSSSGSFQLDLPTVPISQTYQLLFVDSTNLTRILTTSPIFPITNSPLTTSSSSETITQKTVTVTLSAPLSTSPPGSSTTSGTPTANNTLSTPTSITRFTTSTLGTTPPGTVTVTVTPDPGSSFVPINSAERPEWTYGWVGLCAVVVLSFYLDGL
- a CDS encoding NIF3 (NGG1p interacting factor 3) — protein: MLTIDLTPAVVEEALNNDTGVIVAYHPPIFSGLKSLTLTNPLQRSLLRCAAEGISIFSPHTALDSVRGGVNDTLAESLGILAQSSLIGEEKEGGAGAGRLITLSEPVSLETLCKRVKAYCGLNHLQLGVPPEAEPQISTIAICAGSGGSLLKGVKADAYLTGEMSHHEVLAAVAQGTSVILCGHSNTERPYLPTLQKKLQQALDDDEELAGESYDVVISKADADPLKIVMKAARVNKQGSIEEIEVVDIPVPTPKPGEVLVKAEWAGVNFIDTYFRGGVYPRETPFTLGQEVSGTIVALPSSADLLSSNDYKVRGFKEGLKVAALASGGFAEYVAVPWKDVQVLPEGVDTRQGAVSLLQGLTALTFVKEAYPVKKGEWILIHAAAGGVGLLLVQLASQFGANVIGTTSSQVKAEIAKKAGAKHIINYSESSVPDEVLKLTEGRGVEAIFDGVGASTWEGNFTSIRRKGTIASFGNASGVVPPFSVLKLGPKNIKVCRPVVNNYITEPAEFHGYATELFDLIKNGKLEVAVHSEYPFTTEGMRQTHTDITGRGTSGKLIVKIA